The Ostrinia nubilalis chromosome 15, ilOstNubi1.1, whole genome shotgun sequence region GACGGGTGGATTATGGAATTAGTTCGATTCCCTGGAACCGGCTTTGTATTTAAcacatcattattatcatcaaccTACATTAGTTTTAGGGATAAAAGCCTCTCCCTCGCCTCTGAACAGCTTTTGCCAGCAAACTTTCACGAAACAGATTAGGTACACTACCCTCGCCAACATAAGCCTTCAACCCATTATGTAAAACATTAAAACATTATACTATGAGGGGCCTCATAGTATAATGTCCTCATATATCGCGATTTCTGCATGACTTTGGACGTCATGTCCGTACTCATTTGCTGCCTGCTATAAAAGCATCTTATATGTATAAAATCATCAATATAATGTACTTAAGGGTTCATCTGTGGTTTGCAGAGGCTGCTAGCGTACAGTACGAGAGCGACGAAGTGGTAAAAGAGAAGAAGCACGAGGACTTCTCTAAGAATGCGTACCCGGCTATGCTCAGCAAGCTCAACGAAATCGTCGAGCAGAACAACGGACATATCGCTGTTGGAAAGGTACAACAAACAACATgttttacgtaaagaaaacataaaaaaatgcatTCTCGCCGCGAGGGTTGTGTGAAAttgactaaaaacttttttaactcGTATCATAATTTGTCGGGGAGCCCAAACGTTAAAGGGCCTTGCCTCTTTCATCTAAAAAAAGGTCGTCAATCCGGCCCTGGCGAGCCCCTGTAGCCCAGAGTCTCCGTATCATTGATACGACGGTAGCTACTTCACTCTCTCAAAAGAGATTCCCCTTGCTATTTATAAACCTCTTGTTTTATATTTGGCTTTGacttttattcattttattcatACCGCGAACGCGTCTGGCGTCAGCGTAGGAgcataacactggtcaacagtggttttggtgccaaggaactgtatatattttttgattaagGACCTTATACTGGTTGCTTTAGTAGCAAATTGGTTGATTtcctacgtgtggttttttagattttgacgtgtatagaaaaatacaaaatttcaccaaaatcagcgtttataatattttgaagtgcttaaaaactttctttttcACGATTTTTGTGAATGAGCCGTAATGGAACTATCACGTTACATCCTCCAGCAGTAATCAGCGATCATATACCGATCCCATCTGCCTTGGTACCTCTCTTCCAATGGTTTTTAGGTCTTGATAGCATCGCTCTCCCTGTTCTTAgctatagcatgctatagtgACCCAAGATTCTTTGAGAATTGGTCAAGATGACTGTGGAGGTAGTGCCCTTCGATGAAAATTATTAAATCCTGAGTTTTTAAGGCATGTCTCACAATTTCATAGCAGTTACTAGACCTGTGAATTCCGAGAAAATTTTTAGTAACTTCAACGAACGAAGTCCACGTAAATCGTTCCAAACGTCCATCAAACTTAAGAaatcagtattttttattaatattcttatttGTGGGCCATCAAAAATTACTGctttaatctttttttatgcTCAAAccaggatttttttttgttttttcctcACTTTTTCCACTATGAACTTCATGTTATGGCTTCATTGACCATTGAAACATTGCCTCAGTGTTTACAGCAGATTATACAAACAATTTCAGGTATCCACGGCTTGAATACAACCACAATTTCCgacttaaagtaagaaaaataagcactttttattatttttttctctaaatTTTTGAACTTCTTAACTGTGTACACATCACAAATGTAACAAATTACATTTGGACCGTTGAGGCAACTTCTTGGCAATGCagacatgatattaaaataaattcctttttaaaaatataccgATAACACTACAAATTGTGCAATCAAAGTACCGATTAAAGCAAAAATTTAAAACTGAGGGTAGATAAAAAACTACACgtaggaaaaaaaaagaaaaatatttttattattactaatacacacctaataataaactacctatcaacagaatctcggcaccattttaattttgtttttttgttgaccagtgaaTCTGTGGGGGTAGGGGgttgacagctcataaaaaagTATTCAGTTGGCTAGTGATGTACTTCTACCATGTTAAACATCGAGTAATCATTCTTATTCCAGCTGACGTGGGCAGACTTCGTATTCGCGGGTATGTACGACTACCTCAAGATGATGATGCGGATCCCCGACCTCGACACTAAGTACCCTAACCTCAAGAAGGTCGTCGATAACGTGTACTCGCTGCCTCAACTGAAGGCATACCTGGCTGCCGCACCCAAACGCGCTCACTAAGTCACAGATCACAGGCTTAAGGATCAGAATCGTGCTCACGGTCGTAGCATAAACTTATGTGACTACAACATAGTTGAGGAACTCTTGTTTGGGTTTGGCACACAAGGAACAAGATTTGCTAGTGACTTTGAATTATAAACACTGCCTTCTAATAAAAGTGCTCTATTTGGTGCTATTAAGATTACTGTGCTTATAACAACGCCTTTTCTGACGTGTT contains the following coding sequences:
- the LOC135079019 gene encoding glutathione S-transferase 2-like encodes the protein MSWNKVTFTYFESKALGESGRLLLAYGGQEFEDKRFNAETWPKIKPTTPFGQTPMLEIDGKKYAQSLAIARFLGRKYGLAGATPEEDFEIDMYNYFVDDIRAKAASVQYESDEVVKEKKHEDFSKNAYPAMLSKLNEIVEQNNGHIAVGKLTWADFVFAGMYDYLKMMMRIPDLDTKYPNLKKVVDNVYSLPQLKAYLAAAPKRAH